AACCCAGTCATGTATTCCACTCTGCATGTTTATCTAGCAGacagaaaatgtgctgagccAGAATCAGCAGCGAAGAAGAGAGTGTCTGTGGAAAGTAAACCCATCTTGGGTGTGATTTGTACATCCtacaagtactgtatatgtgtgtatatctactgatacacacacacacacacatttataaattatatactgtatatatacaaaaaTAGGAATAGTATTATCAAAAATATGTTAGTCCTATAAAGACTCCATCAGGTGATACAAAGTAGGAAAGGATAGTTGTGTCTTACATACCAGACTCCTCTAATTTGTTTCGGATTACATCTTTGCATTCGTCAAACTTCAATTTGAACTTCTGAGCATCTGGAGAGAGAATAGAGCTTACCAACATTTCCACACAGCGCAAGTTTGCTCACATCATATTACATTGACCAAAActaacttctgaaggtggctaCTCAAAGTCATGGGGAAGATTTGGACCAAGAGCGGATACAGTTTTGCAAATAAGAAGGACTTACTTTCTGCATTTAAAAAGCGTATAGCCAGAAGCTCGGGTTTGGGTTCTTCATCGGCATAATCCGCTAGTGTGTTCCACACCCAAGCTCTGTCGCTGCCAGCGTTGGGCTTCAGTTCCATCATCGGTACAACTGGTATTCACAAGAGGGGCAACCATATAAACATGGATTGGACACAGGATGGCTAACTCACGTAACAAAGCTAATTATAATTAGCCAAATAACTTcacaaaaaataacattgaaatagTCCGGTTaaagtaaatttccccagtgtgggacgaataaaggatatcttaaagagTTGCTGTCGCTTTAAAAAGTCAAGGTTTCAATACCCACTCGTTATGTGattgatcatcttttttttatattactctcatttttttagggggggggtggtggtatTTTTGTTCATGGTTACCATACTGTGAGAATCTAATATCCGCACATGCCTACTTGTAATCATTTCCTAACTTCTACTAGCAAATCTGCTTGAAGCACATTCCGAATTCCCATTTAGTATTAAAATGCACTGAAATCAAGTTCAGACATTAACAAGACTCACTCTGATGATTGGCACAAAGCTTCAAAGTACGATCTCTCCTCATCAGCAGGCGGATTGTGCCCTTGTCTCTGTGCCTGAGCAGCTTGACATCACCGGTGCCTCGCTCCTTCCACTCGGGTGGGTCGATTTCAGAGGCAAACCGGTACAGTTTAGCTCGCCTGCAAAAACCAAGGACGCCCACAATAACAACAACGCATGAAAGACAATAAGCAGACTCG
This sequence is a window from Hippocampus zosterae strain Florida chromosome 6, ASM2543408v3, whole genome shotgun sequence. Protein-coding genes within it:
- the ranbp1 gene encoding ran-specific GTPase-activating protein; translation: MADPKDQEEHETTAEVAEDSSHDPQFEPIVSLPEQEVKTLEEDEEEIFKMRAKLYRFASEIDPPEWKERGTGDVKLLRHRDKGTIRLLMRRDRTLKLCANHQIVPMMELKPNAGSDRAWVWNTLADYADEEPKPELLAIRFLNAENAQKFKLKFDECKDVIRNKLEESDDADSAIKVVEKLEELSVKDKKEGEKVTEKKEESKQVKAEEKN